From a region of the Peptococcaceae bacterium genome:
- a CDS encoding pilin — protein sequence MKNLITRVKLALTGALFFVFDAAKALAENETGNTAGNTGMIKVGAGLEQSVTADVLANKIIAIAGAIGGLAGAICIAMLVYAGIRLTTATNEKTRAEAKDHIKHALIGVAIVALALLVVAFIVTILKE from the coding sequence TTGAAAAACCTAATAACCCGGGTCAAACTGGCGCTTACGGGCGCTTTGTTTTTTGTGTTCGACGCGGCTAAAGCTCTGGCCGAGAACGAAACAGGAAACACCGCGGGAAATACCGGGATGATAAAAGTGGGGGCCGGGCTTGAGCAGAGCGTGACGGCGGATGTCCTGGCGAACAAGATCATCGCCATCGCCGGTGCCATCGGGGGTCTGGCTGGCGCGATCTGTATCGCGATGCTGGTGTACGCCGGCATACGCCTGACCACGGCCACCAACGAAAAGACTCGCGCCGAGGCCAAAGACCACATCAAGCACGCCTTGATAGGCGTGGCCATCGTCGCCCTGGCGCTGTTGGTCGTAGCCTTCATCGTAACGATTCTGAAGGAGTAG
- a CDS encoding PrgI family protein, protein MREYPVPLSIRGEETLAFNLTLRKFLILLGGVVFGCLAAGITSLLLDIGPFSLLLVLPTLGLAALLAFTRTRKVDADIPLDRYLIARILYDRRPRHYLMFRK, encoded by the coding sequence ATGCGAGAATACCCGGTTCCGCTGTCCATCCGCGGCGAGGAAACCCTGGCGTTCAACCTGACTCTGAGGAAGTTCCTGATACTGCTCGGAGGGGTGGTGTTCGGGTGCCTGGCGGCGGGGATAACGTCGCTTCTGCTGGACATCGGCCCGTTCTCCCTACTGCTGGTTTTGCCTACCCTGGGGCTGGCAGCGCTGCTCGCTTTCACCAGGACGAGGAAGGTGGACGCCGACATACCGCTGGACAGGTATTTGATAGCGAGAATCCTGTACGACAGGAGGCCTAGGCACTACCTGATGTTCAGGAAGTAG
- a CDS encoding ATP-binding protein gives MALFKKEQKGNYYEELSFPRLKDIFLPDRITELEDCLIIDDTYCRVMVVDAMPEFIHFGWLEAIESYPGVTVSVSFYPYTFEEASNRVSRLQTVLGGELITAEKQGDTRRLDVLQEKYYFYREFLKDINMHRNNLVAATVVILVSASSHEELVRRCGKVKDILGSTRAVTMYLRQIEGLKSILPFIQPLPEYHDVTVANAACLSPLISTDFSHPSGIFFGRNETGSPVFLDLFIGQPRLFGPHMFVVGMTRSGKSYACKGITARSVASGIKTVILDPEGEYRMLVDYLGGEHVRFHPQMKVMFNPFDIEPSFDREIGEHVDIASKIDDIVSLMAFVLEGYEAGERMTAEERAVAGEAVRLEYESRGITENPESLYLPGGRQTNEGFVAGKSYKEMPTISSYARRLREMGAERLANVLQPFVKGGPQGFFDGQGDQALKDSPVVCFDVSAIENKFTKTYVMYVMLSWIWERFIKKNREQRKRVMVDEAWLFMKHRDTANFLSQIARRGAKYNASLMAASQSFREFTTEEGIVFMNQCDTKFFLKLQRVDAEALGGIFGLTRDLVERLQGFQRGQGLLKAGNESAVAYFQGLPFEEHFLRSDPEAVQAR, from the coding sequence ATGGCACTTTTTAAGAAGGAGCAGAAGGGCAATTACTACGAGGAGCTTTCTTTTCCCAGGCTGAAGGACATCTTCCTTCCCGACCGGATAACCGAGCTGGAGGACTGCCTGATAATCGACGACACCTACTGCCGGGTAATGGTCGTCGACGCCATGCCTGAATTCATCCACTTCGGCTGGCTGGAGGCGATAGAGTCCTACCCGGGCGTCACCGTTTCGGTGTCCTTCTACCCGTACACCTTCGAGGAGGCCAGCAACCGGGTGTCCCGCCTTCAGACCGTCCTCGGGGGGGAGCTGATCACGGCCGAGAAGCAGGGGGATACCCGGCGGCTGGACGTGCTGCAGGAGAAATACTACTTCTACCGCGAGTTCCTGAAGGATATAAACATGCACCGCAACAACCTGGTGGCTGCCACGGTGGTGATACTGGTCTCCGCGTCCAGCCACGAGGAGCTGGTGCGGCGCTGCGGCAAGGTCAAGGACATCCTCGGCTCCACCCGCGCCGTCACCATGTACCTGCGGCAGATCGAGGGGCTAAAATCGATACTGCCCTTCATCCAGCCCTTGCCGGAGTACCACGACGTCACGGTGGCCAACGCCGCCTGCCTGTCTCCGCTGATCAGCACGGATTTTTCCCACCCGTCGGGCATCTTCTTCGGGCGCAACGAGACCGGTTCGCCGGTGTTCCTGGACCTTTTCATCGGGCAGCCGAGGCTTTTCGGGCCGCACATGTTCGTCGTGGGCATGACCCGTTCGGGGAAAAGTTACGCGTGTAAGGGCATAACTGCCCGTTCGGTGGCGTCGGGGATAAAGACCGTCATCCTCGACCCCGAGGGCGAGTACCGGATGCTGGTGGACTACCTGGGCGGCGAGCACGTGAGGTTCCACCCCCAGATGAAGGTGATGTTCAACCCCTTCGACATAGAACCGTCCTTCGACCGGGAAATCGGCGAGCACGTGGACATAGCATCCAAGATCGACGACATAGTATCCCTGATGGCCTTTGTCCTGGAGGGGTACGAGGCGGGCGAGCGGATGACCGCCGAGGAGAGGGCGGTCGCTGGCGAGGCGGTGAGACTGGAGTACGAGTCGAGGGGAATCACCGAGAACCCCGAGAGCCTGTATTTGCCGGGGGGAAGGCAGACAAATGAGGGGTTTGTCGCGGGCAAGTCCTACAAGGAGATGCCGACCATATCCAGCTACGCCAGGAGGTTGAGGGAGATGGGGGCGGAACGACTGGCGAACGTCCTTCAGCCCTTCGTGAAGGGCGGCCCCCAGGGTTTCTTCGACGGCCAGGGAGACCAGGCCCTCAAGGACTCGCCGGTAGTCTGCTTCGACGTGTCGGCCATCGAGAACAAGTTCACCAAGACCTACGTCATGTACGTCATGCTTTCCTGGATATGGGAGCGCTTCATCAAGAAGAACCGCGAGCAGCGAAAGAGAGTAATGGTGGACGAGGCGTGGCTGTTCATGAAACACCGGGACACCGCGAATTTCTTAAGCCAGATCGCCCGGCGGGGGGCCAAGTACAACGCCTCCCTGATGGCCGCCAGCCAGTCGTTCAGGGAGTTCACCACCGAGGAAGGGATAGTGTTCATGAACCAGTGCGACACCAAGTTCTTCCTCAAGCTCCAGCGGGTGGACGCCGAGGCCCTGGGCGGAATCTTCGGGCTGACCCGGGATTTGGTGGAGAGGCTCCAGGGGTTCCAGCGCGGCCAGGGGTTATTAAAGGCCGGGAACGAAAGCGCGGTGGCCTACTTCCAGGGGCTGCCCTTCGAGGAGCACTTCCTGCGCTCCGACCCCGAGGCGGTGCAGGCGCGATGA